The Podospora bellae-mahoneyi strain CBS 112042 chromosome 7, whole genome shotgun sequence genome includes a window with the following:
- a CDS encoding hypothetical protein (EggNog:ENOG503PEV2; COG:S) — MKKGVYSAPASKNEQPNSIGGYGMAPISWDLPVKVDDPTGATATVTGTIEETIAQMEARYSGRNATFPVLIPTISAHISAAAAARDPESFTCDVPFAMASNNQILDGIHYLWGMSGTAKNGPGPGNCGRVSCLWWAAIWCNDDDHEQEVQWKQTGNGAYSLRQHGCVTDNDLRIKGQAF; from the exons ATGAAAAAGGGTGTCTACAGCGCTCCAGCCTCCAAGAACGAGCAGCCAAACAGTATTGGGGGCTACGGAATGGCTCCCATCTCTTGGGACCTTCCTGTCAAAGTTGACGATCCTACCGGCGCTACCGCGACTGTCACCGGCACCATCGAGGAAACGATTGCGCAAATGGAGGCGAGATATTCTGGACGGAACGCAACCTTTCCAGTCCTAATCCCGACTATATCAGCCCACatttcagcagcagccgccgccagGGACCCCGAGTCCTTCACGTGCGATGTCCCCTTTGCCAtggccagcaacaaccagaTTTTGGATGGGATTCACTACCTGTGGGGTATGTCAGGCACCGCAAAGAACGGACCGGGTCCTGGCAACTGTGGACGCGTCAGTTGCTTGTGGTGGGCAGCCATCTGGTGCAATGAT GATGATCACGAGCAGGAGGTCCAGTGGAAGCAGACTGGCAATGGCGCATACTCTCTGCGCCAGCATGGATGTGTCACGGACAACGACCTTCGTATCAAGGGACAAGCGTTCTAA